One Sebaldella sp. S0638 genomic window, AACATGCTTGAAATAAGCAGTGTCAGGTATAGCGAGGCCTCAGCCAGCATCAGAAAACCGAAATCCACTGCTTCACTCACAGCATTAACGTCTTCTGTAGCTCTGGACATAAGATCACCTGTCTGATACTTCTTAAAAAATTTTCCGTCCATTCTTATAATATGTCTAAAAAACTTTTTCAGTACTTTAAAAGAAAGAATATTGGCATTTTGAATAAAAATATAGTTCCATATTCCTGTAGTAATATATCCTATTACTATTATGGAAACCAATACTATTGTTATTTGTGTCATTTTTGTTCCTGTCAGTGTTCTCATCGTCATCTGATCTATTGTATACCCTGTGATCCACGGAACAATCAATGAAAATACATCTCCTATGAGCAGCATTAACAGCACCAGAAGATATCTCCATTTCATCTCCTTTATGAACCAGCCAAGCTGCTTAAAAATCTTTATCATTTCTTTCCTCCTTAAAACAAAATTTTTATTTTCTGCCTTTTATTCTTATCTTTTAGCACTCACTCCCATCTCTTAATCAAAATTTTTATAATAAAAAAAGTAAGGTCTATCACCCTACTAAAATTTTATTGCCTGTTTTAAAAAATAAAATTCGAGCTGAGCCTCTAAAATAGAGGCTGCACTCCTCTATTTATATATAAGAACAAAGGCTCAACACTAATATGCCGGCTGTTGTTCTGTTTGTATTAAATTCTTTAATCGCACTTAACTTAATATCCATGTTGTCACCTTCCTCTCTAAAATTTCAAAATTTATCTTCCAAAATCTTAACATACACTTATCGACTATGTCAAGGTTTTTTTCCTGTTTTTAAAGGCTCTGAAATATCTTCCCGTTTAATATTTAAGAAAATTTTTATCTTCCGTAAAGTTTGCTTATTCTTTTTATTTCATCTGATAAAACTGTTGTCAAATCCTCTTCTTTCATTCTCCATTTCCAGTTTCCCGCTGCAACTCCTGGGGTATTCATTCTTGCCTCGCTGTCCAGACCTAAAAAATCCTGCATAGGTGCCAGTGCCATGTTAGCAACTGATCTCCACGCGGCTTTTATAAACCGCCAATTTATCTCATTATCAGTATAAATATCCAGATAATCCCTCACATATTCTTTATCATGCTCGCTTGCTTTGGAATACCAGCCTGTAATTGTATCATTATCGTGTGTTCCGGTATACACCACACAGTTATGATTATAAGAATGCGTGAGATAATCATTCTCCTCATCTGAATCAAATGCAAACTGTAATATTTTCATACCTGGAAATCCTGTTTCATTTCTCAGTTCCACTACTTCATTAGTAAGGTTCCCCAGATCTTCGGCAATTATAGGGAGATCACCAAGTGCTGCCTTTATGGAATTAAAAAAATCTATTCCCGGTCCTTTTCTCCATTCACCTATGACCGCTGTTTTCTCTTCTGCGGGAACTGCCCAGTATGATTCAAATCCTCTAAAATGATCTATTCTTATAATATCTGCTGTTTTCAGATTAGCTCTTACTCTCTCTATCCACCATTTATAGCCGCTTCCTTTTAATTTTTCCCAGTCAAACAAAGGATTCCCCCAAAGCTGCCCTGTTTCACTGAAATAATCAGGCGGAACACCAGCCACATCTATAGGTTTTCTCTCTTTATCAAATAAAAATATTTCTGGATTTGCCCATGCATCCGCACTGTCAAAAGCAACAAAAATCGGAATATCCCCTATTATGCTGATACCTTTTGAATTAGCGTACCCTTTTATCTTTGCCCATTGATTAAAAAAAA contains:
- the malQ gene encoding 4-alpha-glucanotransferase; the protein is MFPRSSGILLHPSSLYGKYGIGTLGNSAIEFINFLSRSNQKLWQVFPLGPTGYGDSPYQSFSAFAGNPYLIDLETLIDSGLLQTEDADEAELGDDPENVDYGLLYKNKLPLLRKAYENYKKSDNEQMKFEIQIFKDENSFWLEDYSLFISLKYYFKGYEWSKWDEDILLRKESALKKYRKLLKDDIEYNYFVQYLFFNQWAKIKGYANSKGISIIGDIPIFVAFDSADAWANPEIFLFDKERKPIDVAGVPPDYFSETGQLWGNPLFDWEKLKGSGYKWWIERVRANLKTADIIRIDHFRGFESYWAVPAEEKTAVIGEWRKGPGIDFFNSIKAALGDLPIIAEDLGNLTNEVVELRNETGFPGMKILQFAFDSDEENDYLTHSYNHNCVVYTGTHDNDTITGWYSKASEHDKEYVRDYLDIYTDNEINWRFIKAAWRSVANMALAPMQDFLGLDSEARMNTPGVAAGNWKWRMKEEDLTTVLSDEIKRISKLYGR